The Etheostoma spectabile isolate EspeVRDwgs_2016 chromosome 4, UIUC_Espe_1.0, whole genome shotgun sequence sequence AGCTGGTTTATGAGGCTCTGGGTTATTTTCCCTTTAATCCAACCTTGGTATCCGGCATGTCCTAACATCCTTAAATATGGATGGGGCCCATTAATCCATCCTTATCCCTCTGAGTTGGAGGAGTCCAAAAATATCCTAATGTGAGAGGAAATACTTTTCATCCATAAATGGGTAATCATGAGAATTCTGGTTAAGGACTGATGTGTAAAGTCAAAGTGAAAAGGATGTGTTTGTACTActtaaaaaatcaatcagaacATGAGCCAACTGGTTGCATGACTACTCAATTTAAAACATAACTTTACaagaacataaaacaaaagtgacaggTGAATTTGAAAcagaaaatctaatttttatCTTGGTCAGGCTTTCTCTACATTTGTACTTAACTCAAAATGAAGTCAACACTGCCAGTAAGCATACAAAAGTCctttacaaattatttttttattttcagcatAATAGTAAGAAGCCTCTCCTCATTTTCATATAGTTGAAACTAATTGGATCACAAGGGTACATATTAGTTAGCCCATTTTACAATAATcattgtaacatttttttttttttttggaagttaTTCTTATGCACTCATTTTCCTACACAAAATAATCAATATCAAGATCCTATTTTAACTGAGGACCATAACTCTGCATGCAAGACTAATAAAGAAAACAACTAATCTGTGATAGCTACTGTTATGCTGTTCATCTAATACCATTATCAATataatttactacaaataccaGGGACTGCGtataagaaagaaaacattttcttgtGGTACTACTGCCTCTAAATTACCGAACATACTGGGCTCTCAACTGTACTGATCCAAATGGTTCTGTCCACCTTCTGTGTCAAGTTGAGGAGAAATAGGCTTGGTCTAAAACCTAAAATCTAGCACAGtctgaaggaaaaaaatatccatccgtctttttttcctttcactcCAGTGTTTACAATTTCATCAGAATAAAAAAAGGTCCTCGAAACAATCAAAATGTTATGAGAAATTCTCAGACGAATAAATCCTCTGATCTGCCTGAAAAATTAAACCTCAATCTTATAAACACAAATGATCTGAGACTCAAGGATTCTATTGCATTTTAACAATGAGATTGAGAATACTAAAaactataaaagacaaaaaaggtaTTAACAAGTGACGTCAACTATTGCCCTTCAGCCATTTCAGTACGTGCTCGCACCAGCAGTAACCCTTCTACATTTGGAATAGTGTTTCCAGAGCAAATTAATGTATTTCTTAAACTTGCCACCTTTGCCGCCACTGGGTTTTACTTAATCTTATCAAAACACAAACTGAATCCCATCTCTGTACACACTTAAACCGTTGCACAATTTTGCCTTGATATCAATGAACCTTTCCTCTCCTAATTTTCCCAATAATACTTTTGGTAAAAGATTACTGAACTCAGTAATCTGCTCCTTACTTGTATCAAACACAAACATCTGTTCATCCTAGATATCATCCAGTTTACCTGgactatttaaataaaaatacaataaaaaaataataaaaaaaacacgttcTCTTGTCCTCTGAAATCAACCATGATGGGTTTGTTACTTGCTCTGATATCAAAGAGCAGTTGTAATGTGTAGATATGTACAGTCAAATCCTCTCACCCCAGAAACTTTTCCCAGCAGGCAGCATAGTGGTGAACCGGCTCTCTGCTCTCTGACCTTCAAAGACTTTCACACAATACGATCAAAGTTCATATGTAAAAGAAATTGTTACAGTATCATTTAGTACTACAATGATTATTTGTGTATCAGCACTTACTTAAGGCTAAACCCAAGGACATGACAGACATCCATTATTACACACCAACCACATAATATTTGGATAAAAAAGGCAATTGTTAGTGTGTAGTAGAGTCAAGCAAGTGTTGATTCTGCTATGGCGTGCGACCAGCCAAAGCACTGCAGTGGGAAACGATTTAGCACTAGACTTCTCACAAGGACTGTCAAACTGCCGGGGGCTTCACATACGGTGTTACACTGTAATCAGTAACAATGACCCAAaatattcatcatcatcatcatcatcatgaaaAGACAACCTCTCTCGACAGGAGAACACATTAGTCTGTTTTAACGCCACTGAAGCCATCAACATTCTGTAACCAGGACagatttaggaaaaaaaaaaagagagaaaaataaaaaaaaaacatgatgaaaggCTATCTCGTCTTAAATACGTCTGATCCACAATAATAAACTGTTGAGAAAAAAggcaaatgaaaaaagaaaaaaaaaagataacactAAGGCAACAAGATTTTGTATACCCCCCCGATAATCTCACAATGAGAATATCTGTACAAACAACATAATGGGACTCAAGTGGCCAACCTGTACCATTTTAGACCAGAAACTATGGACAGAGCAAGGAGAGACACTTTTCTGTTACGTACTGGGGAGctctgcatgtatgtatgtatacacacacacaaagttaaaTAACTCTCGGTAAATGTTGGACTAAAACTTGCCAAGGATCAGCATAGAACAGGAGATCCACAGGTGATACTCCtgtgacccagccttcatgtcGTACACAGAGCCAGTCAACTGCAGACTGCCCCTCTCATCATCCACTTCGTGGAAGTCCTGGTTTACAGTTCTAAAGCGTGTCtgatgttacttttttttattttattttttttttaaataaacatacaaGTTACTCAGGTTTCCTTATAATTTCACTGAAACGATGGAAGAACCCATTTCTAATTGAGTTTATTTTTGGCCCATTTTGTACACAAAAAACGATCACCACTTAAGTCCAATAggtaaacaataataaacacTTTCAATTATTTACACAAAGTAATCAATAAAACTGTACTTCCTCAGTTGATAAAGTCAGGGAAATCCTAGTTTGAATTATATTTAGACCAGATACTGCTTTCATTGAAATGTCGTAATGCTTAGCACTACGTTAGTGACAATGGCAAGCAGGCTCTGGCCTCCATGAGATGTCAACAGTGGTTTCCTTGCTTCACCTGGAAGGAAAGTTCAGTTTTATTAATTCTGATCTAAGTGCGAATCTTTTTGAGTCAAAATGGGCCACATGACAAACATTTAGAAAGAAGCTCTAATACGTTTCTCTCACCACTTCATCCCATTTTGTTGCCAACACATCAGGATAAACAATACCCACAGCCCTTCCCGAGTACCACCAAATGCAGATATATTTGaacaataaaaacctttttttttttcttcagaaatcAAACAGAATAAGTACAAAACAGGACCACTGTTCATCACAGACAAGtcttgtctttaaaaaaaacacaggaaggTAAAGGAAACagtaaaaagtcaacaaaacaaaaaacacaaatgtcccTCTGTCGTTAGTAATCCCAAGACTAGAGCTGCAAGATCAGTCTGTGCTAGAGAGTGGCGTCACTCAGCACAGAGCTGAGAAGAAGAAACCCTGTGGCTTGTCCCGTCTCGGCGGTGTTGTTGTGGATGTACGGTGGAATGTCAAACCGCCAGTCGGCCTGGAGGGGGGTGCAGGGGACTCCAGGTTTGGGGTGCGGGTGGGGGTTCTTGGGGGTATGGGCGTGGTTCGCAGCATGGCTGGTTCTCTACTTTGGCTACGCCACGACCCTGACACAACCGCCGATGCCGCAATAGCCGGTCTGTCCGTGAAAAGTTCTTCAAAGCACACAAATTGGACATTAGTTAGTAATTTTGAATAATTAGTGATTCAAGTGTGTGTCATTGCACTATTTTAAGGAATCAAGAAATCAATCTTCATATTGCACAtgcgacaaaaaaaaaaagaattaaaacaaaacatgaatagCATAAGTATAACATTTGGATAACTCtgctttgtttacatttgtgcATACCTGCTGGCACCGTTCACACTGGTAAGGCTTCTCCCCACTATGGACACGCTTGTGTCTCTCAAGGTGGTAGCGCTGGATAAACCTCATATCACACATGTCACAAGCAAATGGCTTCTCTCCTGAAAGAGCACATAAATACACAGTCAATGAATCAATTTTAGCGTCTCGTACAAACAAACTGTTTTCACGTACTAATCTTAATTTGCAAACTCTATTTCCAACACTTACAAAACGTTGGGGGGAAAATTGCCCTATCAGTAAATTTCAACAGTGTGGTTTCAGCACCTGAAAATAGATATTCTAAAAGGCCTTGTCATCAACTCATTATGTGTAGATCAGAGtggaattttgtgttttcatggCCCAGATCTACGCAACATAGTGGCCCCAAAAAACTGGGGCAAGTATTATGAGGCTGGTTCAACATCCCATCAAATGACTTGACAATCCAAACTCGAGTTTGTTGTGACCCCGTTCTGTTGGAAGCGCCAGAGCCTTTCTCAGTAATAAGGGTACGGTAAAGGAACGCATACCCGTATGAGTGAGGCTGTGTCTCTCCAGGTGGTTACGCTGAATAAACCTCATGTCACACATGGAACAAGCATACGGCTtcacccctacacacacagagcaataCATTAGCCCTACCAGCCACAAGTGCAAGAAATACAACTTTCAAGCTCAAGCTAGCACTACCACTAAAATATTAACAGAGATAATAGCTCATTTCTTTGTATGTAATGtgcatttccctttttttcttttttttaaatctttttagaAAATATGTTGAAATAGTCAGACATGCAACTAAGACCAATAGTTAAACTGTGAATAAAGTTAAGTCAGATTTTAACATAACATGGAGTTAGACATGACTGGTTTGTaagcaaaaacaccaaaatcGGTCACATTTATTCCATGTATGCTTTGTCTGAATAAACATCAGTAGCATCCTCCCTTGACACCACAACAACTACTTCAGCATCCTCTGAACTTCCAGCTATAAAGACTTTGTTTACACcacaaaaatactaaataataaGCTgtaattatttaacattttgagGTTGAATTTGAAACAAATGTTACGTTTCTTAAAGACATCATCTACTTTTAAGGGTGaacaaagatttattttttctcaaaagACTTCTGACGCAATCAAATGATGACAGAtacaaaataagtatttgaGAGTTCTGTCTCGATAACTATCAGATTGACTTCTAAGTGACACAGCAGCACATAAAATGTTTTAGTAAGGTTATTATTCGGATTTAAAAGAACTGTGGATTCGTTTAATTTTGCGCTTTTCAGTTATGCTTATTGACTTCTGAGAGCAAAGCGTTGAGCTATTGCTCTTCAGTATCTATGACAAATAGGATATTTATTTTCTCACCTTTCAACCAAAAAGAatcacaaaaacattgacaatatCTGCCTAGAATTGAAACTAGAACTTCAAAAGAACCAGAATTCCCAACTGGAATTGTAGTAtgtatcatttaaaaatgtaacccTGGCTAAAAGATAATCTACTCAATCCTTTGCATCCACATTATAGTTCTTGAATTGCCCCGCAGTATTACTGGTATCCGTAGTACACATTGTGTAAAAACCAAACTGGAGTTTGAAAAATTCTGGAGGGCAATGTTCAATTTTTAAGTATAGGTAATGTAAGATAAAGACTAAATACTAGTAACTAAAACGTCCTACTAACCTGAGCACCTACAAACTAAACACATGTTCTGACTATATGTGTAACCCTCATAATAGCACAATAAAGAGTAAATGGTAATCTATATAATGTGGGAAGGGCAGGTGCACGGACCCATACCCGTATGCGTGAGGCTGTGTCTCGCCAGGTGGTAGCGCTGAACAAACCTCATGTCGCACATGGTGCAAGCAAAAGGTTTCACACCTAAATGCAGAGCATCAATATATTATTTTCACACAATCAATCAGTGCTGTATTTTAAACATCCATTTACAATTGATGGGTTGTTAACCACTTTTCACTTGCTTTGTGAAATTTTCctaaaaataatgcattttgactttcttttttctccaaatcCAATAAAGAATACATCAAACTGTCAAATTTCAAATCCACAACTAAACACATCACATGAGCTGATGATGTCACAGTCCTCTATTTACATGTAGAGACTTGCTTTAATGTTGCATAACATAGAAAATCCAAGATAGACTTGATCAAGACAAATGTACAACTAGTTACTTTTACAGAATATTAATAGTAATTGCCAGCTGACCCTTTAACGTAATGTAGTTACAGTCTGATCTCAGTGACATGGGTAAGGTGGGCGGACGCATACCCATATGAGTGAGGCTGTGTCTCGCCAGGTGGTAGCGCTGAAAAAACCTCTTGTCACACATGGTGCAAGCATAAGGTTTCACACCTAAATGCAAAGTAGCAATATTATATTACCTTAAATTCCATTATTTACGAATAAATACTTTAGCTATTGGTTATTAACCACACATTTGCCAATTcatgcaataacaaaaatatgtctGTTTCCTTCAAGTAACACAACTAACCATTTTAGCTAGATCACCAATCAAAATGATTTTTATTCTGCAAATTACAGTCAGTGAGCACTGCAAACAATGCCTTTACCTTTGTTTGCCTCATGTTAACAGCCTTTGATTAAAGTAGGATGTAAATCATGCTTACGATTAACAGAGTATTTTGCTTTATCTGTGTCTTTAAAAGCCCATTTTTTCAATGTGAAAACATAACACCAGCATACATTTTATGCAATTGAGCAATTCACCACTAGTGATTGTGTCTATTACTGAAGAGCTGATGAAGTAAGATCATTTTCTGAAAAACTGTGGTAAGCAAAAAGCACAGGATGGGGCCAAATGTGTCGATATTACTGGCTTTTTACAGCCGTTCTAGTTCTTTTCCTTAAAATAGTATGACATCAATTATTATCATCATTCTAAGTTTTACACCAGCTACTAAAATGAGAAATCTGTGTTGAAACTGTTTGCACAATAAAGATTATGTAACAATGGCCTACAATGAGAGAAGGGCAGGTACACTGACGCATACCCGTATGAGTGAGGCTGTGTCTCGCCAGGTGGTAACGCTGAACAAACCTCATGTCACACATGGTGCAAGCAAAAGGTTTCACACCTAAACGCAGAGCATTATGGTATTATTGTCagactttgtattttttgtgttcaCAATCCATCAATAAGCAATATACTTGAAACATCTATTCAGAATTGATGGGTTGTTAACCACTGTTTTTTCAAATGGTTTTGAAATGTCCTTTGTAGGAAATTTAATCTGGCTATAAAAGAATAATCCAATAAAGAATATATCAAAAATGTATGAACCAATTCTCAAATCCACAACTAAACACATCACATGAGCTGATGATGTTGCAGTCCTGTAtttctttacacattaagaCTTGCTTTAATGTTGTAACACATAATGTTGGGTAGGCTTGATAAAGAAATTGTTTAAAAGAGCAACAACTACCTTAGATGGCCGACTCTGTATCTAACAATTACAGCCTAATCTCAGTGACATGGGTAAGGTGGGCGGACGCATACCCATATGAGTGAGGCTGTGTCTCGCCAGGTGGTAGCGCTGAAAAAACCTCTTGTCACACATGGTGCAAGCATAAGGTTTCACACCTAAATGCAAAGTAGCAATATTATATTACTTTGCctcacttttcattttttaaatccaggAATTAATATATACACTATTGGTTATTAACCACACAATTGCCAATTCatgcaaaaacaaatattttcttcAAAATGCTTTTATCCATTTCATAGTTTTGTAGATaccaacacacataaaaaaacaactaattaatGATTTGCAGTTATCCTGCttaactgaaaatgtcaaacaacAGATTAGGTAACCTCGTTAAAACTTCATACTCAGTATTGACATTTCCCTTACATGTAACAGGCGTATGTCTTAAGTGAGGTAACAAAATTGAATGTCTACACTGATTTCTAACAGTAAATGTCATGGGCACGGTGCACGGACCCATACCCGTATGAGTGAGGCTGTGTCTCGCCAGGTGGTAACGCTGAAAAAACTTCATGTCACACATGGTGCAAGCATAAGGTTTCACACCTAAACGCAGAGCATCAAGAGaattatttttgtgtctctgccACCAGGACAAATAATATAAATCTGTAATCCTATTTCCTAAACGTCTGGACTAAATTGATATCGGTGGTTAATAACCAATGTCATTTTtctgaaattacaaaaaaaaaggaacatcaGGCTATAATGAGATGCTTGTTTCAAATTGTAAAATTCCCAGAGAGGACATAAAATCCACTGACACAACACATGAGATGATGTCATCTGCAATTACACTTGAATAATTTGTGTATAAATccagatatgagactagatcaAGCATACAGGTGTTGAAGCATCCTAATCTTGTGACTGGGTTAAGATTGGCTGACGCATACCCATATGAGTGAGGCTGTGTCTCGCCAGGTGGTAGCGCTGAAAAAACCTCTTGTCACACATGGTGCAAGCGTACGGCTTCACCCCTATACACACAAAGTACCAACTTTAGCATAAAACACTCAACTGCCAAAAATAATCGACGTTAAACTTTACTAATTGCTTAGTAAAGTTTGGTTGCACTTATCAGCGCTTTGTTTACACTGGAAATCCCAGTATGCTTCAAATATTGGCTATTCCAATTGAAAATTCCATTTTTACATCTGATTTAACTTCAACTGTAACTGCTGAAGTCTAATGtgaaaattgtaatttaaaaaacattggggAAATTGAAGTATCCTGTGTAGAAAGCTAAACTTATTTTGAAACCTAAAAACCTACAAAATGatgattaaaatgtatttaggcGAAACCATGTCCCTAGTGGGCACATTCAAACTAACACAATAGCAGGTTTTTCCATGCGATGCCAATAGGTGcttgcatttatatattttcaacAGACCGCATACTGATTTCTGGAATTAGATTGTTAAGTAAATACTAAATTTTATACACGCTGATCACAGAGGTTAGACAATTTTAGGCAGTTGGTAAACAACTATGCATAACACATTAAGATTTGACATTTGTTGGC is a genomic window containing:
- the znf740a gene encoding gastrula zinc finger protein XlCGF57.1 isoform X39 gives rise to the protein MSHLPSSSVRDHMKWAGLLGCEAVLSSMALMQASSMAAPPKKMMAPLGHGPPQREGPDRAPQSHMILPSGMSCPPLVRTHFGNLIRKEGEFQAPRLLDEKEMRANEDMQQKKKNRKSVTPCKGTGGDENGPSSKVQKNFICDHCYGAFRSGYHLKRHILIHTGVKPYACSMCDMRFFQRYHLARHSLTHTGVKPYACTMCDMRFIQRYQLERHSLTHTGVKPYACTMCDKRFFQRYHLARHSLTHMGVKPYACTMCDMKFFQRYHLARHSLTHTGVKPYACTMCDKRFFQRYHLARHSLTHMGVKPFACTMCDMRFVQRYHLARHSLTHTGVKPYACTMCDKRFFQRYHLARHSLTHMGVKPFACTMCDMRFVQRYHLARHSLTHTGVKPYACSMCDMRFIQRNHLERHSLTHTGEKPFACDMCDMRFIQRYHLERHKRVHSGEKPYQCERCQQNFSRTDRLLRHRRLCQGRGVAKVENQPCCEPRPYPQEPPPAPQTWSPLHPPPGRLAV
- the znf740a gene encoding gastrula zinc finger protein XlCGF57.1 isoform X25; protein product: MSHLPSSSVRDHMKWAGLLGCEAVLSSMALMQASSMAAPPKKMMAPLGHGPPQREGPDRAPQSHMILPSGMSCPPLVRTHFGNLIRKEGEFQAPRLLDEKEMRANEDMQQKKKNRKSVTPCKVREQEGRGGKGTGGDENGPSSKVQKNFICDHCYGAFRSGYHLKRHILIHTGEKPYACAVCDMRFIQRYHLERHSLIHTGVKPYACSMCDMRFFQRYHLARHSLTHTGVKPYACSMCDMRFFQRYHLARHSLTHTGVKPYACSMCDMRFFQRYHLARHSLTHTGVKPYACTMCDKRFFQRYHLARHSLTHMGVKPYACTMCDMKFFQRYHLARHSLTHTGVKPYACTMCDKRFFQRYHLARHSLTHMGVKPFACTMCDMRFVQRYHLARHSLTHTGVKPYACTMCDKRFFQRYHLARHSLTHMGVKPFACTMCDMRFVQRYHLARHSLTHTGVKPYACSMCDMRFIQRNHLERHSLTHTGEKPFACDMCDMRFIQRYHLERHKRVHSGEKPYQCERCQQNFSRTDRLLRHRRLCQGRGVAKVENQPCCEPRPYPQEPPPAPQTWSPLHPPPGRLAV
- the znf740a gene encoding gastrula zinc finger protein XlCGF57.1 isoform X21, which gives rise to MSHLPSSSVRDHMKWAGLLGCEAVLSSMALMQASSMAAPPKKMMAPLGHGPPQREGPDRAPQSHMILPSGMSCPPLVRTHFGNLIRKEGEFQAPRLLDEKEMRANEDMQQKKKNRKSVTPCKVREQEGRGGKGTGGDENGPSSKVQKNFICDHCYGAFRSGYHLKRHILIHTGVKPYACSMCDMRFFQRYHLARHSLTHTGVKPYACSMCDMRFFQRYHLARHTLTHTGVKPYACSMCDMRFFQRYHLARHSLTHTGVKPYACTMCDMRFIQRYQLERHSLTHTGVKPYACTMCDKRFFQRYHLARHSLTHMGVKPYACTMCDMKFFQRYHLARHSLTHTGVKPYACTMCDKRFFQRYHLARHSLTHMGVKPFACTMCDMRFVQRYHLARHSLTHTGVKPYACTMCDKRFFQRYHLARHSLTHMGVKPFACTMCDMRFVQRYHLARHSLTHTGVKPYACSMCDMRFIQRNHLERHSLTHTGEKPFACDMCDMRFIQRYHLERHKRVHSGEKPYQCERCQQNFSRTDRLLRHRRLCQGRGVAKVENQPCCEPRPYPQEPPPAPQTWSPLHPPPGRLAV
- the znf740a gene encoding gastrula zinc finger protein XlCGF57.1 isoform X26; its protein translation is MSHLPSSSVRDHMKWAGLLGCEAVLSSMALMQASSMAAPPKKMMAPLGHGPPQREGPDRAPQSHMILPSGMSCPPLVRTHFGNLIRKEGEFQAPRLLDEKEMRANEDMQQKKKNRKSVTPCKGTGGDENGPSSKVQKNFICDHCYGAFRSGYHLKRHILIHTGVKPYACSMCDMRFFQRYHLARHSLTHTGVKPYACSMCDMRFFQRYHLARHTLTHTGVKPYACSMCDMRFFQRYHLARHSLTHTGVKPYACTMCDMRFIQRYQLERHSLTHTGVKPYACTMCDKRFFQRYHLARHSLTHMGVKPYACTMCDMKFFQRYHLARHSLTHTGVKPYACTMCDKRFFQRYHLARHSLTHMGVKPFACTMCDMRFVQRYHLARHSLTHTGVKPYACTMCDKRFFQRYHLARHSLTHMGVKPFACTMCDMRFVQRYHLARHSLTHTGVKPYACSMCDMRFIQRNHLERHSLTHTGEKPFACDMCDMRFIQRYHLERHKRVHSGEKPYQCERCQQNFSRTDRLLRHRRLCQGRGVAKVENQPCCEPRPYPQEPPPAPQTWSPLHPPPGRLAV
- the znf740a gene encoding gastrula zinc finger protein XlCGF57.1 isoform X23, with the translated sequence MSHLPSSSVRDHMKWAGLLGCEAVLSSMALMQASSMAAPPKKMMAPLGHGPPQREGPDRAPQSHMILPSGMSCPPLVRTHFGNLIRKEGEFQAPRLLDEKEMRANEDMQQKKKNRKSVTPCKVREQEGRGGKGTGGDENGPSSKVQKNFICDHCYGAFRSGYHLKRHILIHTGEKPYACAVCDMRFIQRYHLERHSLIHTGVKPYACSMCDMRFFQRYHLARHSLTHTGVKPYACSMCDMRFFQRYHLARHSLTHTGVKPYACTMCDMRFIQRYQLERHSLTHTGVKPYACTMCDKRFFQRYHLARHSLTHMGVKPYACTMCDMKFFQRYHLARHSLTHTGVKPYACTMCDKRFFQRYHLARHSLTHMGVKPFACTMCDMRFVQRYHLARHSLTHTGVKPYACTMCDKRFFQRYHLARHSLTHMGVKPFACTMCDMRFVQRYHLARHSLTHTGVKPYACSMCDMRFIQRNHLERHSLTHTGEKPFACDMCDMRFIQRYHLERHKRVHSGEKPYQCERCQQNFSRTDRLLRHRRLCQGRGVAKVENQPCCEPRPYPQEPPPAPQTWSPLHPPPGRLAV
- the znf740a gene encoding gastrula zinc finger protein XlCGF57.1 isoform X29; amino-acid sequence: MSHLPSSSVRDHMKWAGLLGCEAVLSSMALMQASSMAAPPKKMMAPLGHGPPQREGPDRAPQSHMILPSGMSCPPLVRTHFGNLIRKEGEFQAPRLLDEKEMRANEDMQQKKKNRKSVTPCKVREQEGRGGKGTGGDENGPSSKVQKNFICDHCYGAFRSGYHLKRHILIHTGEKPYACAVCDMRFIQRYHLERHSLIHTGVKPYACSMCDMRFFQRYHLARHSLTHTGVKPYACTMCDMRFIQRYQLERHSLTHTGVKPYACTMCDKRFFQRYHLARHSLTHMGVKPYACTMCDMKFFQRYHLARHSLTHTGVKPYACTMCDKRFFQRYHLARHSLTHMGVKPFACTMCDMRFVQRYHLARHSLTHTGVKPYACTMCDKRFFQRYHLARHSLTHMGVKPFACTMCDMRFVQRYHLARHSLTHTGVKPYACSMCDMRFIQRNHLERHSLTHTGEKPFACDMCDMRFIQRYHLERHKRVHSGEKPYQCERCQQNFSRTDRLLRHRRLCQGRGVAKVENQPCCEPRPYPQEPPPAPQTWSPLHPPPGRLAV
- the znf740a gene encoding gastrula zinc finger protein XlCGF57.1 isoform X30, with amino-acid sequence MSHLPSSSVRDHMKWAGLLGCEAVLSSMALMQASSMAAPPKKMMAPLGHGPPQREGPDRAPQSHMILPSGMSCPPLVRTHFGNLIRKEGEFQAPRLLDEKEMRANEDMQQKKKNRKSVTPCKVREQEGRGGKGTGGDENGPSSKVQKNFICDHCYGAFRSGYHLKRHILIHTGVKPYACSMCDMRFFQRYHLARHSLTHTGVKPYACSMCDMRFFQRYHLARHSLTHTGVKPYACTMCDMRFIQRYQLERHSLTHTGVKPYACTMCDKRFFQRYHLARHSLTHMGVKPYACTMCDMKFFQRYHLARHSLTHTGVKPYACTMCDKRFFQRYHLARHSLTHMGVKPFACTMCDMRFVQRYHLARHSLTHTGVKPYACTMCDKRFFQRYHLARHSLTHMGVKPFACTMCDMRFVQRYHLARHSLTHTGVKPYACSMCDMRFIQRNHLERHSLTHTGEKPFACDMCDMRFIQRYHLERHKRVHSGEKPYQCERCQQNFSRTDRLLRHRRLCQGRGVAKVENQPCCEPRPYPQEPPPAPQTWSPLHPPPGRLAV
- the znf740a gene encoding gastrula zinc finger protein XlCGF57.1 isoform X35, yielding MSHLPSSSVRDHMKWAGLLGCEAVLSSMALMQASSMAAPPKKMMAPLGHGPPQREGPDRAPQSHMILPSGMSCPPLVRTHFGNLIRKEGEFQAPRLLDEKEMRANEDMQQKKKNRKSVTPCKVREQEGRGGKGTGGDENGPSSKVQKNFICDHCYGAFRSGYHLKRHILIHTGVKPYACSMCDMRFFQRYHLARHSLTHTGVKPYACTMCDMRFIQRYQLERHSLTHTGVKPYACTMCDKRFFQRYHLARHSLTHMGVKPYACTMCDMKFFQRYHLARHSLTHTGVKPYACTMCDKRFFQRYHLARHSLTHMGVKPFACTMCDMRFVQRYHLARHSLTHTGVKPYACTMCDKRFFQRYHLARHSLTHMGVKPFACTMCDMRFVQRYHLARHSLTHTGVKPYACSMCDMRFIQRNHLERHSLTHTGEKPFACDMCDMRFIQRYHLERHKRVHSGEKPYQCERCQQNFSRTDRLLRHRRLCQGRGVAKVENQPCCEPRPYPQEPPPAPQTWSPLHPPPGRLAV
- the znf740a gene encoding gastrula zinc finger protein XlCGF57.1 isoform X34, producing MSHLPSSSVRDHMKWAGLLGCEAVLSSMALMQASSMAAPPKKMMAPLGHGPPQREGPDRAPQSHMILPSGMSCPPLVRTHFGNLIRKEGEFQAPRLLDEKEMRANEDMQQKKKNRKSVTPCKVREQEGRGGKGTGGDENGPSSKVQKNFICDHCYGAFRSGYHLKRHILIHTGEKPYACAVCDMRFIQRYHLERHSLIHTGVKPYACTMCDMRFIQRYQLERHSLTHTGVKPYACTMCDKRFFQRYHLARHSLTHMGVKPYACTMCDMKFFQRYHLARHSLTHTGVKPYACTMCDKRFFQRYHLARHSLTHMGVKPFACTMCDMRFVQRYHLARHSLTHTGVKPYACTMCDKRFFQRYHLARHSLTHMGVKPFACTMCDMRFVQRYHLARHSLTHTGVKPYACSMCDMRFIQRNHLERHSLTHTGEKPFACDMCDMRFIQRYHLERHKRVHSGEKPYQCERCQQNFSRTDRLLRHRRLCQGRGVAKVENQPCCEPRPYPQEPPPAPQTWSPLHPPPGRLAV
- the znf740a gene encoding gastrula zinc finger protein XlCGF57.1 isoform X38; translated protein: MSHLPSSSVRDHMKWAGLLGCEAVLSSMALMQASSMAAPPKKMMAPLGHGPPQREGPDRAPQSHMILPSGMSCPPLVRTHFGNLIRKEGEFQAPRLLDEKEMRANEDMQQKKKNRKSVTPCKGTGGDENGPSSKVQKNFICDHCYGAFRSGYHLKRHILIHTGEKPYACAVCDMRFIQRYHLERHSLIHTGVKPYACTMCDMRFIQRYQLERHSLTHTGVKPYACTMCDKRFFQRYHLARHSLTHMGVKPYACTMCDMKFFQRYHLARHSLTHTGVKPYACTMCDKRFFQRYHLARHSLTHMGVKPFACTMCDMRFVQRYHLARHSLTHTGVKPYACTMCDKRFFQRYHLARHSLTHMGVKPFACTMCDMRFVQRYHLARHSLTHTGVKPYACSMCDMRFIQRNHLERHSLTHTGEKPFACDMCDMRFIQRYHLERHKRVHSGEKPYQCERCQQNFSRTDRLLRHRRLCQGRGVAKVENQPCCEPRPYPQEPPPAPQTWSPLHPPPGRLAV